Within the Terriglobales bacterium genome, the region CGGATTTTAGCGGTGTCAGCAACCCCGTAGGCGCGGGGGACCTGATTGGCCCAGGTTCCATTAATAATCGCGGCAATCTGTACAACGTAGATGGCGGCAATATCACCGACCAGGTGGTTTCAGCCCGTTTTGGAGGAGTAGGCGCATCTGTGGACGAGATCCAGGAGTTCCAGGTCAAGACCAACAACTACAACGCCGAATATGGACAAGCGGGAGGCTTGATCATCAACGCCGTGACCAAATCGGGAACCAACAGTATTCACGGCGACGCGCACATGTATTTCCGCGGCCGAAACCTCACCGCATCCGATCCTTTCTATAAACTTAATTTGTTTCAGAACGCCTTGCCTCGAGGGACCGCTGGGCCTCCAGGCACCCCTTACTGCCCAAAAAGAGATTTTGTTGGAACGACCCTGGTGAGCGTGGATGGTTGCGATCGAGCACCGTTCCAGCGGCATGAAGGCGGTTTTACCATAGGCGGTCCGTTCATCAAAGACCGGTTCTTCTGGTTCGGCAGTTATGAGATAAGCCATCAATCGGCACCGTTGACCCTGACCCCGCCGGGAGCGGTGCAGACGGTGCAGCAACCGGTCAATAATCTTCTCTACTCCGGCAAACTCGATTTTAAGCTGAACAACAGCAACACTCTCAGCGCTCGCTTCAACATTGACCGGCAATTCTTTGACAACCTGGTCACCCAGACCAGCAACAACATCACACCAGATGTCCTTACCATTCAGTCAAATCATAGTTCAGGCCTGAACCTTTCATGGATCTCAAGCATTACACCCAACCTGGTCAACGAAGCCCGCTTCTTCCATTACCGCACCAAAAACACCCTGCCCGACAAGACCATTGTCCCGGGGGTGCAGCACCCCAATTTCCTGAGCGGTGCCGATTTCTGTTGTCCCCAGGGTGCTTTCGACAGGCGCTTTCAGTACATGGATAACCTCACCTGGAGCCGCGGGTCACATACTTTTAAGACCGGCTTCAACATCAGCTACTACCCGTGGTTTTCACTATTTCAGCAGTTCCATTTTGGGCAGTATGTTGTGAATGCCGCCAATGCACCGCAATCGTTCACATTTGCGGTTGGCCCTGGCCAAGTGACATCCAAAGACAACATCTATGGATTTTATTTCCAGGACACGTGGAAGGTAACCCGCAACTTCACTCTCAATTATGGGCTGCGTTATGACTACGAGGCCGGGGCCTTTAAGGGCGGGGTCATTCACGGTCCCAACGGAACTTGCTTTGAGGGCAACGGGTTTATTTCTGCCTGCTCCTCTGACGGCAATAACTTTCAGCCTCGCCTGGGATTCACCTATGCTCTGGGAGAGAAGACGCTGGTCAAAGCCTCATTCGCCGAGAGCAGTGTGCCGGCCTTTAACAACGTGGTGCTGGACTCATTGAATTTTGACGGCGTAACTTTGAATACCATTACCACCACGAATCCGGCGGTTCTGGCGGCCTATCCCAACGCTCCCAGCCCGGCGCTGCTGGCGTCGGTGGTTCCTCCGGGGAATGGTTTCTTCGGCCGTGTTCGTCCCATTTCTTCACACCTGAGAAACCCTGAGGTGCGTAGTGTCAACTTTGGGGTGCAGCATGAATTCACCAAGACGCTGAGCGCAGAGATCCAATACCTTGGCGAATTTGGATTCGGGCTGTTTGGCGAGCGCGACGTCAATGCCCCGGTGGTTGCGGCTGATCCGGCCCATCCCGGCTTTTTCTACTTCCAGAATCAGGCGCCGGTCAATCCTGCCCTTGCTGTGAGCGCCCGGCCCGACAATCGTTTTACAGCGATCCGCACCAACGAAAATACACGAACTTCGCATTACAACGGTTTGCTGGTCAGCGCAACCAAGCGTTTTTCCAACCACGTGCAGTTCAACGCCAGTTACACTTGGTCGCACGCGCTCACTTCGGGCGAAGACTTCTTTGGCCTCTCCGAACCCGGCGATCCACGGAACATACGCGCCGAGCTTGGACCCGCTTTCAATGACATTCGCCACGCCGCCAACTTCGGTGTGGTGCTGGATTCGGGAAAGGCCACGGAAAACCGATTTGCCGGCTGGTTCATCAATGATTTGGGGCTGAATTTTGTGGGACAGCTTCAATCGGGCCGTCCCTATCCTGTTTCAACCGGCAGCGCGGGCTATGCCGATGCCCGCTTCTTTGGGGCCGGCAACGAAACCCAGCAACGGCCTCGCGTGCTGGCAGATGGAACAATTACAACCGCTGGCATCGCCTCGTTTACCGGATCGAACGCACTCTTCGGTCCGGGGGGAGTAGCAAGTTGTATTGCCGCTGGGTTTCCCGCCGCAAGTTGCAGTTCCATTCAGAACACGTTCCTGGCTCCTGCAAGCGCTAGTGGACTGGGCGCTGTGGACGCCCTCACCGGTGACATCGTGGACTTCCAATTCCTGAATGGTAACGTAGGCAGGGATGCGGGTCGAGGGGCTCCTCTCTACCGGGTAGATATGTCCCTCCACAAGTCATTCAAGATTCCCAACACCGAACATGTGAGCGTTGAACTCAGGGCAGATGCCATTAACGTTTTCAATCACCCGAACTATCAGAGCTTTAACAGCAACGATGTAACTGCGGCTTTAGGGTTCTCACTTACTGCCACAGGCGCACCGGCTTCGGACTTTTTTACGTGCAGTGTTTGTATGCGTCCTAATGGGACCATCGTAGGCAGCGGCGGACAGGTGCTGCACCTCTCCACCTTGCAGCATGGGAAGGTGAGTCCGGACTTACTGAAGCCGATCTTTGGACCAGCTCTTGCCGGTATCGGGGACCCGGCCAGTACGGACTTCGTTCCGCGAATCTTCCAGCTTTCTTTCCACGTCCGCTTTTAGGACTGTTAGAGTGGGTGTGGACAAAAAGTTGAGACGAATGTATCAGCGTCTGGTTTTCAGAGTTTGCAGAAAAAACTAGCAGTACGATGAAGGCATGTATCAGGCCCGACTTTAGTCGGGCCTTTCCGCTTCGGCCGCAGTGACACGTGCGAATATCATATGTGAGACGTCAACCTAACAGACTCCGGGGTTTAGAAGAGACGACAAGCGAATAGTGACAGGCAGCGATGGAAGTGCGTGGTATACAGATAACCACTACAACAAGGATCATTCACGCGAATGAGGTAACTGAGATAGATGTCTAAAATGAAGCTGGAGTCGATTGAGCCACCGTACTTCTACATTCTTGTTGGAAGCACGGATGAATTTGGCAAGTATGCCTATAGACTAAATTATGAAAAAGGATATCAATTTGCCGTTCGGGTCGTTCGTGGACATAAGATGAAACGGCTCGAAAGCCTTTTCAACGAACTCGCTGCTGCGCTTCAGTTTCCTGACTACTTTGGTGAAAATTGGGCCGCCTTAGAAGATTGTTTATTTGACCTTGAGTGGCTTCGCGCTGAAGGTTACGTCCTGATGATACCTCGCGCAGCTAACATTCTGTGTGATG harbors:
- a CDS encoding TonB-dependent receptor, with amino-acid sequence MQPSAIRWYSLIVLCLMFAGQLYAQSAASAAIVGVVTDSQGAVVPNAAVTATNIATGISYSTKTTSSGNFVIPNLPPATYDVKVEAASFVPHIAKAVKLNVGDQRDLNFKLGAAGTAQIVEVTAETPLLESTKTEVSTSVTDLDMERLPTISGAGGIANDYAQLALTVPGVKSDFSGVSNPVGAGDLIGPGSINNRGNLYNVDGGNITDQVVSARFGGVGASVDEIQEFQVKTNNYNAEYGQAGGLIINAVTKSGTNSIHGDAHMYFRGRNLTASDPFYKLNLFQNALPRGTAGPPGTPYCPKRDFVGTTLVSVDGCDRAPFQRHEGGFTIGGPFIKDRFFWFGSYEISHQSAPLTLTPPGAVQTVQQPVNNLLYSGKLDFKLNNSNTLSARFNIDRQFFDNLVTQTSNNITPDVLTIQSNHSSGLNLSWISSITPNLVNEARFFHYRTKNTLPDKTIVPGVQHPNFLSGADFCCPQGAFDRRFQYMDNLTWSRGSHTFKTGFNISYYPWFSLFQQFHFGQYVVNAANAPQSFTFAVGPGQVTSKDNIYGFYFQDTWKVTRNFTLNYGLRYDYEAGAFKGGVIHGPNGTCFEGNGFISACSSDGNNFQPRLGFTYALGEKTLVKASFAESSVPAFNNVVLDSLNFDGVTLNTITTTNPAVLAAYPNAPSPALLASVVPPGNGFFGRVRPISSHLRNPEVRSVNFGVQHEFTKTLSAEIQYLGEFGFGLFGERDVNAPVVAADPAHPGFFYFQNQAPVNPALAVSARPDNRFTAIRTNENTRTSHYNGLLVSATKRFSNHVQFNASYTWSHALTSGEDFFGLSEPGDPRNIRAELGPAFNDIRHAANFGVVLDSGKATENRFAGWFINDLGLNFVGQLQSGRPYPVSTGSAGYADARFFGAGNETQQRPRVLADGTITTAGIASFTGSNALFGPGGVASCIAAGFPAASCSSIQNTFLAPASASGLGAVDALTGDIVDFQFLNGNVGRDAGRGAPLYRVDMSLHKSFKIPNTEHVSVELRADAINVFNHPNYQSFNSNDVTAALGFSLTATGAPASDFFTCSVCMRPNGTIVGSGGQVLHLSTLQHGKVSPDLLKPIFGPALAGIGDPASTDFVPRIFQLSFHVRF
- a CDS encoding barstar family protein, with the protein product MSKMKLESIEPPYFYILVGSTDEFGKYAYRLNYEKGYQFAVRVVRGHKMKRLESLFNELAAALQFPDYFGENWAALEDCLFDLEWLRAEGYVLMIPRAANILCDDHPEERAVFIRTLLRTCKYWATAHMAFPSRELKLAPFHVLFHATESEVELVRQFLSPESPDTPIIPLSEIPDPASDISTMERRA